One Aegilops tauschii subsp. strangulata cultivar AL8/78 chromosome 7, Aet v6.0, whole genome shotgun sequence genomic window carries:
- the LOC141027422 gene encoding uncharacterized protein codes for MQESVRKDVERAFGVLQSRWGIVRNLALSWDERKLWEVMNSCVIMHNMIVEDERDESIFNQGFDYQGENIEPLHQDPATFEQFAQFHCEMRDWHTHLNLQNDLVEHVWDHIGNQ; via the coding sequence ATGCAAGAGAGTGTTAGAAAGGATGTGGAACGTGCTTTTGGTGTGCTTCAATCCCGGTGGGGTATCGTTCGAAACCTTGCACTGTCATGGGATGAAAGGAAGCTTTGGGAGGTGATGAAttcttgtgtgatcatgcacaacatgatcgtcgaGGACGAGCGTGATGAGAGTATCTTCAACCAAGGATTTGATTATCAAGGTGAAAATATTGAGCCCCTGCACCAAGACCCGGCCACATTTGAACAGTTTGCCCAATTCCACTGTGAGATGCGTGATTGGCACACTCATTTGAATCTTCAAAATGACTTGGTTGAGCACGTGTGGGATCacattggcaaccaatag